The following proteins come from a genomic window of Cryobacterium sp. GrIS_2_6:
- a CDS encoding chromosome partitioning protein — protein sequence MIDTVPLFPKIEATVAADATGSVSINGISQSVSGADGQAVRAEILALVTAAANDLGRPVRLTTRDALGEQLLAVHPDGRVEALTDLDASAAVITPTPPTSVEALPPAAVTARLTLNDFLQSRPPAPVGPAAMGWQGVVRRLTGGLVSPSPSAFELSHRVAIESVQRSLRGPRTVVVINPKGGAHKTTATLLLAATFGTHRGGSTLAWDNNETRGTLGWRAIPARHQNTAVDLLRDLTRFNDVRNAQLGDLDNYVRAQGSMQFDVLASDEDAKASSTIDATAFNELHATLSRFYRVIVVDTGNNMRASNWEAALDAADQVVIVSTIREDTAASAAWLVDGLYEKGHAEKVRNAVTVLAAPSKLVDPQLSRRLHGHFASLTRAVLDVPHDQALVDGGTLNFDALSPATREAWLQVTATVANGL from the coding sequence ATGATCGACACCGTTCCCCTGTTTCCCAAGATCGAGGCCACGGTTGCCGCGGACGCGACCGGATCCGTTTCGATCAACGGCATATCCCAGTCCGTGTCGGGAGCTGATGGCCAGGCGGTGAGGGCGGAAATCCTCGCCCTCGTTACCGCCGCCGCAAACGACTTGGGGCGCCCCGTGCGACTCACCACCCGTGACGCGCTCGGTGAGCAACTCTTGGCAGTGCACCCAGATGGGCGTGTGGAGGCTCTGACTGACCTCGACGCATCTGCCGCTGTCATCACGCCAACACCCCCCACCTCCGTTGAGGCTCTACCCCCCGCTGCGGTAACAGCGAGGTTGACGCTCAACGATTTCTTGCAGTCGCGGCCGCCGGCGCCCGTGGGCCCCGCAGCGATGGGCTGGCAGGGCGTAGTGAGGCGCCTCACCGGCGGCCTGGTCTCGCCCTCACCCAGCGCGTTCGAGCTAAGCCACCGGGTCGCGATTGAGAGCGTTCAACGCTCTCTGCGCGGCCCGCGTACTGTCGTCGTCATCAATCCAAAGGGCGGAGCTCACAAGACCACCGCAACGCTCCTCCTCGCAGCCACATTTGGAACCCACCGCGGCGGCTCCACGCTCGCGTGGGACAACAACGAGACTCGGGGCACGCTTGGATGGCGGGCCATCCCGGCGCGCCATCAGAACACGGCCGTCGACCTGCTCCGCGACCTCACCCGCTTCAACGACGTTCGCAACGCCCAGCTCGGAGATTTGGACAACTACGTTCGAGCGCAGGGCTCGATGCAGTTCGACGTGCTTGCCTCCGACGAGGACGCTAAGGCATCATCGACCATCGATGCCACGGCGTTCAATGAGCTACATGCCACGCTCAGCCGGTTCTACCGGGTGATTGTCGTTGACACGGGCAACAACATGCGGGCCTCCAATTGGGAAGCTGCGCTGGACGCAGCCGATCAGGTCGTGATCGTCTCCACTATCCGTGAGGACACTGCCGCCAGCGCTGCATGGCTTGTTGACGGGCTCTATGAAAAGGGCCACGCCGAGAAGGTGCGTAACGCTGTCACCGTGCTCGCGGCCCCGTCGAAGCTGGTCGACCCACAACTGAGCCGTCGTCTCCACGGTCACTTCGCTTCGCTGACCCGCGCCGTGCTCGACGTGCCGCATGACCAGGCACTCGTCGACGGCGGTACCCTCAACTTTGACGCGCTCTCCCCGGCGACGCGCGAAGCGTGGCTCCAGGTCACCGCGACAGTGGCGAACGGGCTATGA
- a CDS encoding helix-turn-helix domain-containing protein gives MEDISVASSWPDTMLRAYGDMLSVSDVAHVLNLEERNVRNLLTSSAASTRLPGVKIGKSWRIARDQLRTYLLSHHNQDAALSSSVAERGLS, from the coding sequence GTGGAAGACATTTCAGTGGCGTCGAGCTGGCCCGACACTATGCTGCGCGCCTATGGCGACATGCTCAGTGTCAGTGACGTCGCGCACGTCCTCAATCTGGAGGAACGCAACGTGCGAAACCTCCTGACGAGTAGCGCCGCGAGCACGCGGCTGCCGGGCGTGAAAATCGGTAAGAGCTGGCGGATCGCCCGCGACCAACTGCGCACCTATCTGCTTAGCCATCACAACCAAGACGCTGCACTCAGCTCATCCGTCGCCGAGAGAGGCCTGTCATGA
- a CDS encoding DUF6668 family protein — MTNENPWLIGPEQPPEPGVAAEPQPRRDARFGATAPQLGVPEPDTADRLPRREAVWPATVWWLGVHGGAGESTLTTLAVGTRPADHAWPMPVTPGTTHRVVLVARTNYSGLTAAQRAATEWAANTLGNSVQLAGLVLVADAPGRRPKALRDLEQLIAGGVPRVWHLPWVDAWRLGPATADDQLPKEFRELFADLSLALPNAPTHNRKA; from the coding sequence ATGACCAACGAGAACCCGTGGCTCATTGGCCCAGAACAGCCGCCTGAGCCGGGCGTTGCCGCCGAGCCTCAGCCGCGCCGTGATGCACGATTCGGGGCCACTGCACCTCAGCTGGGAGTACCCGAACCGGACACCGCCGATCGCCTGCCCCGCCGCGAGGCGGTGTGGCCGGCAACGGTCTGGTGGCTCGGAGTCCATGGCGGTGCGGGCGAATCAACACTCACGACTCTCGCCGTCGGCACACGCCCCGCCGATCACGCGTGGCCCATGCCGGTCACGCCCGGTACGACGCACCGCGTTGTGCTCGTGGCGCGCACCAACTACTCGGGGCTGACGGCCGCACAGCGGGCCGCGACCGAATGGGCCGCCAACACTCTCGGTAACAGCGTGCAACTCGCTGGCCTCGTGCTCGTCGCGGATGCGCCCGGCCGCCGGCCGAAGGCACTCCGCGATTTGGAACAGCTCATCGCCGGGGGCGTGCCCCGCGTCTGGCATCTGCCTTGGGTAGACGCCTGGCGTCTCGGTCCCGCGACCGCTGACGATCAACTCCCCAAAGAATTCCGCGAACTCTTCGCAGATCTTTCCCTGGCCCTTCCGAACGCTCCCACTCACAACCGAAAGGCCTAA